The following coding sequences are from one Sphingobium sp. Cam5-1 window:
- a CDS encoding DUF1345 domain-containing protein — MKSLSSHSPVFPWRYGMFLVLLATALPFGWVMPWHQAVMAGFDCASLAFIAVAAPLLKADPDRMRRTAQENDANRRLMLLLTGIVSLVVLVAVGVAVSQHGGPNAAAIALLLVTLALAWLFSNLVYAMHYAHLFYLTDPRGKDQQGLDFPGTKEPGYSDFLYFAFTLGMTFQTSDVTVTGTSMRQVVTAHCLAAFLFNLGILAFTINVLGGA, encoded by the coding sequence ATGAAGTCCCTTTCCTCCCACTCCCCGGTTTTCCCCTGGCGTTACGGCATGTTCCTGGTGCTTCTGGCGACCGCCCTGCCGTTCGGTTGGGTGATGCCCTGGCATCAGGCGGTGATGGCCGGGTTCGATTGTGCCTCTCTTGCCTTCATTGCTGTGGCCGCACCGCTTCTGAAAGCCGACCCCGACCGCATGCGCCGGACCGCGCAGGAAAATGATGCCAATCGCCGCCTGATGCTGCTCTTGACCGGCATCGTGTCACTGGTGGTGCTGGTCGCGGTGGGCGTGGCCGTCAGCCAGCATGGTGGCCCCAACGCAGCGGCCATCGCGCTGTTGCTGGTGACGCTGGCGCTTGCCTGGCTCTTTTCCAATCTCGTCTATGCGATGCATTATGCGCATCTCTTCTACCTGACCGATCCGCGCGGGAAGGATCAGCAGGGCCTCGACTTCCCCGGTACGAAGGAGCCGGGATACAGCGATTTTCTCTATTTCGCCTTCACCCTCGGCATGACCTTTCAGACGTCCGATGTCACGGTGACCGGCACATCCATGCGTCAGGTGGTGACCGCGCATTGCCTCGCGGCGTTCCTGTTCAACCTTGGCATTCTGGCTTTCACGATCAATGTGCTGGGCGGCGCCTGA
- a CDS encoding peptidase S14 → MSMQAPSLSPQDFACPAIRLSGPVDQSMYLYFKDALAAAPSDGLVVTEISTLGGDPEIARMMGEDIRFHSELSAARRLVFLGKTAVYSAGATFMGFFAKENRYLTRGTRIMIHERLITKDIHLQGPLSTCIAPLRAALNEIEASIAIQNEGFSNLILGSSISLDEVLKRAPENWYLEANEAATLGLVEAVL, encoded by the coding sequence ATGTCGATGCAAGCGCCCTCGCTTTCACCCCAGGACTTCGCCTGTCCCGCCATCCGCCTCTCCGGTCCCGTCGATCAGTCCATGTATCTGTATTTCAAGGACGCGCTGGCGGCGGCGCCGTCCGACGGGTTGGTGGTGACGGAAATTTCGACGCTTGGCGGCGACCCGGAAATCGCGCGGATGATGGGCGAGGATATCCGCTTCCATTCAGAACTCAGCGCCGCGCGGCGGCTGGTGTTTCTGGGAAAGACTGCCGTCTATTCGGCGGGCGCGACCTTCATGGGCTTTTTCGCCAAGGAAAATCGCTACCTCACGCGTGGCACGCGGATAATGATCCATGAGCGGCTGATCACCAAGGACATCCACCTTCAAGGCCCGCTGTCCACCTGCATCGCACCGCTAAGGGCAGCCCTGAACGAGATAGAGGCGTCGATCGCGATCCAGAATGAAGGATTTTCCAACCTGATCCTGGGCTCCAGCATCTCACTCGATGAAGTGCTGAAGCGGGCACCGGAAAACTGGTATCTCGAAGCGAATGAAGCCGCGACGCTTGGTCTGGTGGAAGCGGTGCTCTGA
- a CDS encoding methyltransferase family protein, whose translation MSSAIDPCPPSAVSHGVGFAGLAGLALWAVVARHYGMNGPNAGFAAVIACGLPMILWSLLVDKVHRNPSTGIDWQAPPRPWRAVLDISLVKIAGLWATWMAIAIFYCLARWYWSGNYHYSMNLFMDAVPWLVLFSVPYVVWLDRRLVEPRDATHAFGQWVIGGAAGAPDMAQVANHARAWAVKGFFLAFMLSIVPGNFASVVDWRLDHAFANPVNLAAFLIAVMFMIDVCMATVGYLLTMKPLDSHIRSANPLLTGWVAALICYPPFVLMGSGGPLDYHVGGAEWDVWTQGHTTLQWILGSWLVLLTAIYAWATVVFGIRFSNLTHRGILTHGPYRWTRHPAYLSKNLFWWFSALPFLTVSGSLTDMVRNCAMLAATNAVYYWRARTEEAHLSTDPAYRDYSEWMERNAPVPRLFAWATGRRRKVQPALTPAE comes from the coding sequence ATGTCTTCCGCTATCGATCCTTGTCCGCCCTCTGCCGTCAGCCATGGCGTAGGCTTCGCCGGACTGGCCGGTCTCGCCCTTTGGGCGGTGGTGGCGCGGCATTATGGGATGAACGGCCCCAATGCGGGTTTCGCGGCGGTGATCGCCTGCGGGCTGCCGATGATTTTGTGGTCGCTGCTGGTGGACAAGGTTCATCGCAATCCATCGACCGGTATCGACTGGCAGGCACCTCCCCGGCCATGGCGCGCCGTCCTCGACATCAGCCTCGTCAAGATCGCTGGCCTCTGGGCGACATGGATGGCGATCGCGATCTTCTACTGTCTTGCCCGCTGGTATTGGAGCGGAAATTATCATTATTCCATGAACCTGTTCATGGACGCGGTCCCTTGGCTTGTACTGTTCTCCGTTCCTTATGTCGTCTGGCTGGACCGTCGATTGGTCGAACCCCGCGACGCCACCCATGCCTTTGGGCAATGGGTCATTGGCGGAGCAGCGGGCGCGCCGGACATGGCGCAGGTCGCCAACCATGCCCGCGCATGGGCGGTCAAAGGCTTTTTCCTAGCCTTCATGCTCTCCATCGTGCCGGGCAATTTTGCCAGCGTGGTGGACTGGCGGTTGGATCATGCCTTCGCCAATCCGGTGAACCTTGCCGCCTTCCTGATCGCGGTCATGTTCATGATCGATGTCTGCATGGCGACGGTCGGCTATCTGCTGACGATGAAACCGCTCGATTCCCACATACGCTCGGCCAATCCGTTGCTGACAGGTTGGGTGGCGGCGCTGATCTGCTACCCGCCCTTCGTGCTGATGGGGTCAGGGGGACCGCTCGACTACCATGTGGGCGGCGCGGAATGGGACGTCTGGACGCAGGGACATACGACCTTGCAATGGATATTGGGCAGCTGGCTCGTCCTGCTAACCGCCATCTATGCCTGGGCGACGGTGGTGTTCGGCATCCGCTTTTCCAACCTCACCCATCGCGGTATCCTGACCCACGGGCCGTATCGCTGGACGCGGCACCCCGCTTATCTGTCGAAGAACCTCTTCTGGTGGTTTTCGGCGCTGCCCTTCCTCACGGTCTCGGGAAGCCTCACCGACATGGTGCGCAATTGCGCGATGCTGGCGGCGACCAACGCTGTCTATTATTGGCGCGCCCGGACGGAAGAGGCGCACCTTTCCACTGATCCCGCCTATCGCGACTATAGCGAATGGATGGAGCGCAACGCGCCCGTCCCCCGTCTGTTCGCCTGGGCAACCGGCCGCCGACGCAAGGTTCAGCCGGCCCTGACGCCAGCGGAATAG
- the ruvA gene encoding Holliday junction branch migration protein RuvA: MIAKLKGRLDSTGTDHAIIDVGGVGYLVGASSRTLSALGPVGEAVTVHTEMLVSEDSIRLVGFARGEERDWFRLLISVQGVGSRVALAILSALEPAELHRAVATGDKAMVARANGVGPKLALRIVNELKDKIGAAPGAGGVPGAGIAPVMAGGLGADAISALQNLGFKPAEASSAVAAAEEELGDSATLDALVRLALRKAAK; the protein is encoded by the coding sequence ATGATCGCGAAACTCAAAGGGCGGCTGGACAGCACGGGCACTGACCATGCGATCATCGACGTGGGGGGCGTGGGCTATCTCGTTGGCGCATCGTCGCGCACCTTGTCGGCGCTGGGGCCGGTAGGCGAAGCGGTGACGGTGCATACCGAAATGCTGGTGTCGGAGGATTCGATCCGGCTGGTCGGCTTTGCACGTGGGGAGGAACGCGACTGGTTCCGCTTGCTGATCAGCGTGCAGGGCGTGGGATCGCGCGTGGCGCTGGCGATCTTGTCGGCGCTCGAACCGGCCGAACTGCATCGCGCGGTGGCGACCGGGGACAAGGCGATGGTGGCGCGCGCCAATGGCGTCGGGCCGAAGCTGGCGCTGCGGATCGTCAATGAGTTGAAGGACAAGATCGGCGCGGCGCCGGGCGCTGGCGGCGTGCCGGGCGCGGGCATCGCGCCCGTCATGGCCGGAGGGCTTGGAGCAGACGCGATTTCCGCCCTGCAAAATCTCGGCTTCAAGCCTGCCGAGGCGAGTAGCGCGGTTGCCGCTGCGGAGGAAGAGTTGGGCGATAGCGCGACTCTGGATGCGCTCGTGCGGCTGGCGCTGCGGAAGGCGGCCAAGTGA
- a CDS encoding glutamate--cysteine ligase, producing MSTRTDSGGIDPVIESRDQLIVAFSKGAKPKDRWRIGTEHEKFVYSRADHHAPSYSEQGGIHTLLIGLTRYGWSPVFEGDNIIALSGADGTVSLEPAGQLELSGAPLENLHQTCAETQRHLEQVKYVGDMLGLGFLGLGMWPDKTRDELPVMPKGRYDIMLRHMPRVGSMGLDMMLRTCTIQTNLDYGSEADMVQKFRVGLALQPLATALFANSPFTEGKPNGFLSYRSHIWSDTDPHRTGMLPFVFEDGFGYERYADYALDVPMYFVYRDGRYIDAAGLSFRDFLDGKLSILPGEKPTEKDWEDHLSTAFPEVRLKSFLEMRGADGGRADRITALPAFWVGLLYDQGALDAAWDLVKDWTMADRQTLRDAAPKLALDAPLPGGRKLRDIAAQVLDISRSGLRARARLNDIGDNETAYLAPLDEIVAAGRTHAEELLARYHGEWAGDLSRVYAEESF from the coding sequence ATGAGCACGAGAACCGACTCAGGGGGAATCGATCCCGTCATCGAAAGCCGCGACCAGCTGATCGTGGCCTTTTCCAAGGGCGCCAAGCCCAAGGATCGCTGGCGTATCGGCACCGAGCATGAGAAGTTCGTCTATTCCAGGGCGGACCATCATGCGCCGTCCTACAGCGAGCAGGGCGGCATCCACACGCTGCTGATCGGCCTGACGCGCTATGGCTGGAGCCCGGTGTTCGAGGGTGACAACATCATCGCCCTGTCCGGCGCCGATGGAACGGTCAGCCTGGAACCGGCGGGTCAGCTGGAACTGTCCGGTGCGCCGCTGGAAAATCTGCACCAGACCTGCGCGGAAACGCAGCGGCATCTGGAACAGGTCAAATATGTCGGCGACATGCTGGGCCTGGGGTTCCTAGGCCTGGGCATGTGGCCCGACAAGACACGCGACGAACTGCCGGTGATGCCCAAGGGGCGTTATGACATCATGCTGCGGCACATGCCCCGCGTGGGGTCGATGGGCCTCGACATGATGCTGCGAACCTGCACCATCCAGACGAACCTCGACTATGGCAGCGAGGCGGACATGGTGCAGAAGTTCCGCGTCGGCCTGGCCCTGCAACCGCTGGCAACCGCGCTGTTCGCCAATTCGCCCTTCACCGAAGGCAAGCCCAACGGCTTCCTGTCCTATCGCAGCCATATCTGGTCGGACACCGATCCACATCGCACGGGCATGCTGCCCTTCGTGTTCGAGGATGGCTTTGGCTATGAGCGGTACGCCGACTATGCGCTCGATGTGCCGATGTACTTCGTTTATCGCGACGGCCGCTATATCGACGCCGCGGGCCTCAGCTTCCGCGACTTCCTGGACGGCAAGCTTTCCATTCTGCCCGGTGAGAAGCCGACCGAGAAGGATTGGGAAGATCATCTGTCCACCGCCTTCCCCGAAGTGCGGTTGAAGAGCTTCCTGGAAATGCGCGGGGCCGATGGCGGACGCGCCGATCGCATCACCGCCCTGCCCGCTTTCTGGGTTGGCCTTCTCTATGATCAGGGCGCGCTCGATGCGGCCTGGGATCTGGTGAAGGACTGGACCATGGCGGACCGGCAGACGCTGCGCGACGCGGCGCCGAAGCTGGCGCTGGATGCGCCACTGCCGGGCGGACGCAAGCTGCGCGATATTGCGGCGCAGGTGCTGGATATCAGCCGCAGCGGGCTGAGAGCGCGGGCACGGCTGAACGATATCGGCGACAATGAAACCGCCTATCTGGCACCGCTGGACGAGATCGTAGCGGCTGGGCGGACCCATGCCGAAGAACTGCTCGCGCGCTATCATGGCGAGTGGGCGGGCGATCTTTCCCGCGTCTACGCCGAAGAAAGCTTCTAA
- a CDS encoding AMP-dependent synthetase/ligase, with protein sequence MFFARAKEMGDLPFLWRKTAGGWQSLSWTEVALQVAGLAAALKAQGLKPGDPVMLVSENRPEFCIADLAIMAAGCVTVPTYTTNTTRDHQHILTDSGARAVIVSTAKLAQTLMPAVLRSQASFIIGMEPLRGAQGDLSCHLWADMVASRIADPDACAAEQTAERTDLACIIYTSGTGGAPRGVMQHHGAILCNIEGAGRLVAEDFGWGDEVFLSFLPLSHAYEHSGGQFLPIMLGGQIYYAEGLEKLASNIEETRPTIMVVVPRLFEVLRARIIKSIEKQGKFPAWLLTQALRIAAKEQNGNISIADLPMKLLLNRTLKPKIAKRFGGRMKALVSGGAPLNPDVGLFFDAMGLTLLQGYGQTEAGPVVSCNRPSAGIAMDTVGPPLDGVEVRIAEDGEILVRGELVMQGYWRNAAETEKALKDGWLHTGDIGEIDAKGRIRITDRKKDLIVNDKGDNVSPQKVEGMLTLQPEIGQAMVYGDRRPHLVGLLVPDAEWTREWAAAHGLDANDTASNAAYQAALRAAVDRVNEELSVTERVRRIILADESFTIENGEMTPSMKIRRHVIKARYQERLDALYKG encoded by the coding sequence ATGTTCTTTGCCCGCGCAAAGGAAATGGGCGACCTCCCTTTCCTGTGGCGCAAGACGGCTGGCGGTTGGCAATCGCTCAGCTGGACCGAGGTGGCGTTGCAGGTCGCGGGCCTAGCCGCCGCGCTCAAGGCGCAGGGGCTGAAGCCCGGCGACCCGGTCATGCTGGTGAGTGAGAACCGCCCCGAATTCTGCATCGCCGACCTTGCCATCATGGCGGCGGGATGCGTGACGGTCCCGACCTACACCACCAACACCACGCGCGATCATCAGCATATCCTGACTGATAGCGGCGCGAGGGCGGTGATCGTATCGACGGCCAAGCTGGCGCAGACGCTGATGCCCGCCGTATTGCGATCGCAGGCGAGTTTCATCATCGGCATGGAACCGCTACGGGGCGCGCAGGGCGATCTGTCCTGCCATCTGTGGGCCGATATGGTCGCGTCCCGCATAGCCGATCCCGACGCCTGCGCCGCCGAACAGACCGCCGAGCGCACCGACCTCGCGTGCATCATCTACACCAGCGGAACCGGCGGAGCGCCACGCGGCGTCATGCAACATCACGGCGCGATCCTGTGCAATATCGAAGGTGCGGGCAGGCTGGTAGCAGAGGATTTCGGCTGGGGGGATGAAGTCTTCCTGTCCTTCCTGCCGCTCAGCCACGCCTATGAACATAGCGGCGGGCAATTCCTGCCGATCATGCTGGGTGGGCAAATCTATTATGCGGAGGGGCTGGAAAAGCTCGCCAGCAACATAGAGGAAACGCGCCCGACGATCATGGTCGTCGTGCCCCGCCTGTTCGAAGTGCTGCGAGCCCGGATCATCAAGTCGATCGAGAAGCAGGGCAAGTTCCCCGCCTGGCTGCTGACGCAGGCGTTGCGGATCGCCGCGAAGGAGCAGAACGGTAATATATCGATCGCCGACCTGCCGATGAAGCTGCTGCTCAACCGGACGCTGAAGCCCAAGATCGCAAAGCGCTTTGGCGGGCGGATGAAGGCGCTGGTGTCGGGTGGCGCGCCGCTCAATCCGGATGTCGGCCTGTTCTTCGACGCCATGGGGCTGACGCTGTTGCAGGGATATGGCCAGACCGAGGCGGGACCGGTCGTCAGCTGCAACCGACCGAGCGCGGGCATCGCCATGGACACGGTCGGCCCGCCGCTTGATGGGGTCGAGGTCAGGATCGCCGAGGATGGCGAGATTTTGGTGCGCGGCGAACTGGTGATGCAGGGCTATTGGCGCAATGCCGCCGAAACCGAAAAGGCGCTGAAGGACGGCTGGCTGCACACCGGCGACATTGGCGAGATCGATGCCAAGGGCCGCATCCGCATCACCGACCGCAAGAAGGACCTGATCGTCAATGACAAGGGCGACAATGTTTCGCCACAGAAGGTCGAAGGCATGTTGACGCTACAGCCGGAAATCGGCCAGGCCATGGTCTATGGCGACCGGCGACCACATCTGGTCGGGCTGCTGGTGCCCGATGCCGAATGGACGCGCGAATGGGCGGCGGCGCACGGCCTTGACGCGAACGACACCGCATCCAACGCCGCCTATCAGGCAGCATTAAGGGCGGCGGTCGATCGGGTGAACGAGGAATTGTCCGTCACCGAACGGGTCCGGCGCATCATTCTGGCCGACGAATCTTTCACCATCGAAAATGGCGAAA